The following are encoded together in the Tepidiforma bonchosmolovskayae genome:
- a CDS encoding NADH-ubiquinone oxidoreductase-F iron-sulfur binding region domain-containing protein, translated as MNARLQKLIDNAKAAWNAEQASGRVRIRVTLDTSSIARGAEETLARLREAADSRKIDADVGITGSWGFCWMEPCVTVRSAAGTHAVLYGNVTPDRVDELIAAVAAGRDLPELALGVIEGNATPEVPLLEDHPFMKGQVRRLMANLGRIDPENIDHYLAHGGYEGFGKALEMEPEAIIKEVLDSGLGGRGGGGFPTGRKWDFLRNATASPRYLVCNADEGDPGAWVNRILLEGDPHLVIEGMLIAALASHADEGYIYIRYEYPLAFERMQKAVAQAYERGLLGKDILGTGKNFDLIVFLGAGSYVCGEETGLINSIDSYRGMPRIKPPFPAQAGLWNKPTNVNNVESYANAPLILRHGARWWSSVSDVKEKGTKMFTFSGHVKQAGCIEIPFGPKVRTLLEQYAGGLSGDLPLKGFQPGGPLSGVLPASDIDLPLTLDPYRERGMFLGSGGVVFFDQSACIVDLCLFFLGFCEDESCGRCTTCHGGTQRAVEILRRIQAGGGRDADLENFERLIGTLVWSNCLHGQFAMTSIKTSLKAFRDEYEEHIVDKVCRAGVCKGLMPGRWARRAAAPVAAAAD; from the coding sequence ATGAACGCGCGCCTGCAGAAGCTCATCGACAACGCGAAGGCCGCCTGGAACGCCGAGCAGGCATCCGGCCGCGTCCGCATCCGCGTGACACTCGACACCTCGTCCATCGCCCGGGGCGCCGAAGAGACGCTCGCGCGCCTCCGCGAGGCAGCCGACAGCCGGAAAATCGATGCCGACGTGGGCATTACTGGCTCCTGGGGCTTCTGCTGGATGGAGCCGTGCGTCACGGTGCGCTCCGCTGCCGGAACCCACGCCGTGCTCTACGGCAATGTCACCCCCGACCGCGTCGACGAGCTGATTGCCGCCGTCGCTGCCGGGCGCGATCTGCCGGAGCTCGCCCTCGGCGTCATTGAAGGAAACGCGACACCCGAGGTCCCGCTCCTTGAGGACCACCCCTTTATGAAGGGGCAGGTGCGCCGCCTCATGGCCAACCTCGGCCGGATTGACCCCGAGAACATTGACCATTATCTCGCCCACGGCGGCTACGAGGGGTTCGGCAAGGCGCTCGAGATGGAGCCCGAGGCCATCATCAAGGAGGTGCTCGATTCCGGGCTTGGGGGCCGCGGTGGCGGCGGCTTCCCGACCGGGCGGAAGTGGGACTTCCTCCGGAATGCCACGGCCTCGCCGCGCTACCTCGTCTGCAACGCCGACGAAGGCGACCCCGGCGCCTGGGTCAACCGCATCCTCCTCGAAGGCGACCCGCACCTGGTCATCGAAGGCATGCTCATCGCCGCCCTCGCCTCCCACGCGGACGAGGGCTACATCTACATCCGTTACGAGTACCCGCTTGCCTTCGAACGGATGCAGAAGGCCGTGGCCCAGGCCTATGAGCGGGGGCTCCTCGGAAAGGACATTCTCGGGACCGGCAAAAACTTCGACCTCATCGTATTCCTCGGCGCCGGTTCGTACGTCTGCGGCGAGGAGACCGGCCTCATCAACTCCATCGACAGCTATCGCGGCATGCCGCGCATCAAGCCGCCCTTCCCGGCCCAGGCGGGCCTCTGGAATAAGCCTACGAACGTCAACAACGTCGAGTCGTACGCCAACGCACCCCTCATCCTCCGCCACGGCGCCCGGTGGTGGAGTTCGGTCTCCGACGTCAAGGAGAAGGGCACCAAGATGTTCACCTTCTCCGGGCACGTCAAACAGGCCGGCTGCATCGAAATCCCCTTCGGCCCGAAGGTCCGCACCCTGCTCGAACAATACGCCGGCGGCCTCAGCGGGGACCTCCCGCTTAAAGGCTTCCAGCCCGGGGGCCCGCTCTCCGGCGTCCTCCCGGCTTCCGATATCGACCTGCCCCTCACGCTCGACCCCTACCGTGAGCGCGGCATGTTCCTCGGTTCCGGCGGCGTCGTCTTCTTCGACCAGTCGGCCTGCATCGTCGACCTCTGCCTCTTCTTCCTCGGCTTCTGCGAAGACGAAAGCTGCGGCCGCTGCACCACCTGCCACGGCGGCACCCAGCGCGCGGTCGAAATTCTCCGCCGCATCCAGGCCGGCGGCGGCCGCGACGCTGACCTCGAGAACTTCGAGCGGCTCATCGGCACCCTCGTCTGGTCGAACTGCCTCCACGGCCAGTTCGCGATGACCAGCATCAAAACCTCGCTGAAGGCGTTCCGTGACGAGTACGAAGAGCACATCGTCGACAAGGTCTGCCGGGCCGGCGTCTGCAAAGGGCTGATGCCCGGACGCTGGGCGCGCAGGGCTGCCGCACCGGTCGCCGCCGCAGCCGACTGA
- a CDS encoding GNAT family N-acetyltransferase produces the protein MPGTFRLVPAREIDAEAVARLVNRAYARYRHLFAGQRTTPEELLLEAGPDARFIIVEETGRLIGSALIAPAERFIEPDMLGPSGTPRPEPAGVPKGHPWAGALYFGMAAVDDDRVNQGIGRAMVALAEEVARTEGHPAVGLGTVREFGLVPYYERLGYRVIHEADHPAGHWDFLVPHRYCELVKRV, from the coding sequence GTGCCGGGGACGTTCCGGCTGGTTCCCGCGCGGGAGATCGACGCCGAGGCCGTAGCCCGGCTCGTGAACCGGGCATATGCGCGCTACCGCCACCTCTTCGCGGGCCAGCGGACGACGCCCGAGGAGCTGCTCCTGGAGGCCGGCCCGGATGCGCGGTTCATCATCGTCGAAGAGACAGGACGGCTCATCGGCAGTGCGCTCATCGCCCCGGCCGAGCGGTTCATCGAACCGGATATGCTCGGTCCTTCGGGCACGCCGCGCCCCGAACCGGCGGGCGTGCCCAAAGGGCACCCGTGGGCCGGGGCGCTCTACTTCGGGATGGCCGCGGTCGATGACGACCGGGTCAACCAGGGTATCGGGCGGGCAATGGTGGCGCTGGCGGAGGAGGTAGCGCGGACAGAGGGCCATCCCGCAGTCGGCCTGGGGACCGTCCGGGAGTTCGGGCTGGTGCCGTACTACGAACGGCTCGGCTACCGGGTCATCCACGAGGCCGATCACCCGGCAGGGCACTGGGATTTCCTTGTCCCGCACCGCTACTGCGAACTGGTGAAGCGAGTATGA
- a CDS encoding FumA C-terminus/TtdB family hydratase beta subunit, translating to MADSVRLTTPLTDDVIEGLTIGTHVTFTGVIYTARDAAHKRMIELMKRGEPLPIDLRGQVIYYVGPTPPRPGAVIGSAGPTTAMRLDPYTIPMLEAGLKGIIGKGGRGPAVREAIRQHHAVYCIAVGGTGALLNRHIKSAEVVAFEDLGTEAIRRLVVEDFPAIVVNDCHGGDLLEEGKRQYRTSSRPIPAVRALGG from the coding sequence ATGGCTGACTCAGTACGGCTGACCACCCCCCTGACGGACGACGTCATCGAGGGGCTGACCATCGGGACGCACGTGACGTTCACGGGCGTCATCTACACGGCGCGCGATGCCGCGCACAAGCGGATGATCGAGCTGATGAAGCGCGGCGAACCGCTGCCCATCGACCTCCGCGGGCAGGTCATCTACTACGTGGGGCCGACGCCGCCGCGTCCCGGGGCGGTGATCGGCTCTGCCGGTCCGACCACGGCGATGCGGCTCGACCCCTACACCATCCCGATGCTCGAAGCGGGGCTCAAGGGCATCATCGGCAAGGGCGGGCGCGGGCCGGCAGTCCGGGAGGCGATCCGGCAGCACCACGCGGTGTACTGCATCGCCGTCGGCGGGACCGGGGCGCTGCTCAACCGCCACATCAAATCGGCCGAGGTCGTGGCCTTCGAGGACCTCGGCACCGAGGCGATCCGCCGGCTGGTCGTCGAGGATTTCCCGGCCATCGTGGTCAACGACTGCCACGGCGGCGACCTGCTCGAGGAGGGGAAGCGGCAGTACCGCACGAGCTCGCGGCCAATCCCGGCGGTGCGGGCGCTCGGCGGCTGA
- a CDS encoding GNAT family N-acetyltransferase, with protein sequence MNGASDVSGVSIEEAALCDAVALVRLINLAYRVEDFFKAVDRTNLDEVRACFEREQFLVARDSAGELLGCIRYSAAPPEGHFGMLAVHPDAQGRGIARRLIEAVEARCRQAGCRALTLEVASPRTELPPLYERFGFRVAGTRPWPDHALHELKQPAHFIVMSKELAPSPAEGTHG encoded by the coding sequence ATGAACGGGGCCAGCGACGTCTCGGGTGTGTCCATCGAAGAGGCCGCTCTCTGCGACGCCGTCGCCCTGGTGCGGCTCATCAACCTGGCCTACCGGGTGGAGGATTTCTTCAAGGCGGTTGACCGTACGAATCTCGACGAGGTGCGCGCCTGCTTCGAGCGCGAGCAGTTTCTGGTCGCCCGGGACAGCGCGGGTGAACTGCTGGGCTGCATCCGCTACAGCGCTGCGCCGCCCGAGGGGCATTTCGGCATGCTGGCCGTGCACCCCGATGCCCAGGGCCGGGGCATCGCCCGGCGCCTCATCGAAGCGGTTGAAGCGCGGTGCCGCCAGGCCGGCTGCAGGGCGCTCACGCTCGAAGTGGCCAGCCCCCGGACCGAGCTGCCGCCGCTGTACGAGCGGTTCGGCTTTCGGGTTGCCGGCACCAGGCCCTGGCCGGACCACGCCCTGCACGAGCTCAAGCAGCCGGCACACTTCATCGTTATGTCCAAAGAACTCGCACCATCACCCGCGGAAGGAACCCATGGCTGA
- a CDS encoding NAD(P)/FAD-dependent oxidoreductase, giving the protein MKVGIVGAGVAGLAAARVLRDLGHEVVIFEGRDEVGGQVVTFPVGGEELECFYHHIFTSDTTVIRYIEELGLGQYLRWIEPRNAHFVRGRMYPFVTPLDLLRFTAIPLTSRIRLGLAALWLRRRADGVRRYEGVTARDWMLRAVGQKAFDAFWGPLLKGKFADQADQVGMVWLWNKIYLRFASRKGGSSKEVLGYLEGSFKRYYRALADRLEGQGVAIRLRTPVETVVSEGGRVTGLRAAGTFHPFDAVLLTVPNVIALKIAPDLPAAYRAVLERVRYQWATCLVLALDRPLTPYYWLSIGDDLPFVACIEHTNFMPPERYGGNHVVYLSNYTAPDHPVLQMDADAVFAHYLDGIRRLNPAFDPSWVREKWFFKDPGGQPVITTFYSRSIPDMRTGIEGLYLSNTTQVYPEDRGQNYSLLLGEKAGRLIHDDSVRTEPGRASQFQSG; this is encoded by the coding sequence GTGAAGGTCGGCATCGTCGGCGCCGGCGTCGCGGGCCTCGCCGCCGCCCGCGTCCTCCGCGACCTCGGTCACGAGGTCGTCATCTTCGAAGGCCGTGACGAAGTCGGCGGACAGGTCGTCACCTTCCCCGTCGGCGGCGAAGAGCTCGAGTGCTTCTACCACCACATCTTCACCAGCGACACCACGGTCATCCGCTACATCGAAGAGCTCGGCCTCGGCCAGTACCTCCGCTGGATCGAGCCGCGTAATGCCCATTTCGTCCGGGGCCGGATGTACCCGTTCGTCACGCCGCTCGACCTCCTCCGCTTCACGGCCATTCCCCTCACCAGCCGCATCCGCCTCGGGCTCGCGGCGCTCTGGCTGCGGCGGCGGGCTGACGGCGTGCGCCGATATGAGGGCGTCACCGCCCGCGACTGGATGCTGCGGGCCGTCGGCCAAAAGGCCTTCGACGCCTTCTGGGGTCCGCTGCTCAAGGGGAAGTTCGCCGACCAGGCCGACCAGGTCGGGATGGTCTGGCTCTGGAACAAGATCTACCTCCGTTTCGCCTCCCGGAAGGGCGGCTCATCGAAAGAGGTGCTCGGCTACCTCGAGGGTTCGTTCAAGCGCTACTACCGCGCGCTGGCCGACCGGCTCGAGGGGCAGGGCGTCGCCATCCGTCTCCGGACCCCCGTCGAGACCGTGGTCAGCGAGGGTGGCCGGGTGACCGGCCTCCGGGCCGCCGGCACGTTCCATCCGTTCGACGCGGTCCTCCTGACCGTGCCGAACGTGATCGCGCTAAAGATTGCCCCCGACCTCCCGGCCGCCTACCGCGCCGTGCTCGAACGTGTCCGCTACCAGTGGGCAACCTGCCTTGTGCTCGCGCTCGACAGGCCGCTCACGCCGTACTACTGGCTCTCGATCGGCGATGACCTGCCGTTCGTGGCCTGCATCGAGCACACGAACTTCATGCCTCCTGAGCGGTACGGCGGCAATCACGTTGTCTACCTCTCGAACTACACGGCGCCCGATCACCCGGTCCTCCAGATGGACGCCGACGCCGTCTTCGCCCACTACCTCGACGGCATCCGCCGCCTCAACCCGGCGTTCGACCCCTCCTGGGTCCGGGAGAAGTGGTTCTTCAAGGACCCCGGCGGCCAGCCGGTCATCACCACCTTCTATTCGCGGTCGATCCCGGACATGCGCACCGGCATCGAAGGCCTCTACCTGTCGAACACCACGCAGGTGTACCCGGAGGACCGCGGCCAGAACTACAGCCTCCTCCTCGGAGAGAAGGCGGGCCGCCTCATTCACGACGATAGCGTCCGCACGGAGCCCGGGCGCGCCTCACAGTTCCAGTCCGGCTGA
- a CDS encoding NADH-quinone oxidoreductase subunit NuoE family protein has translation MAAEPGLQELRELVAEFQPGRGHVLPALHKVQRTYGWVPRPAIEVIARQLNTTPALIYGAVTFYSDFRLHPPAKYEVAWCCGPACRLRGGEAIREALQEELGIGLDEQTPDHRFGLHVGQCNGTCHEAPQIWVNGRVRGNLTPESAREFIRSLRDGE, from the coding sequence ATGGCCGCTGAACCCGGTTTGCAGGAGCTCCGGGAGCTCGTCGCCGAATTCCAGCCCGGCCGCGGGCACGTCCTGCCCGCGCTGCACAAAGTCCAGCGTACCTATGGCTGGGTCCCGCGCCCCGCGATCGAGGTCATCGCCCGGCAGCTGAACACGACCCCTGCCCTCATCTACGGCGCGGTCACGTTCTACAGCGACTTTCGGCTCCATCCTCCCGCGAAATACGAAGTCGCCTGGTGCTGCGGCCCCGCCTGCAGGCTCCGCGGCGGCGAGGCCATCCGCGAAGCGCTCCAGGAAGAGCTCGGCATCGGCCTTGACGAACAAACGCCCGACCACCGTTTCGGCCTCCACGTCGGCCAGTGCAACGGCACCTGCCACGAAGCGCCGCAGATTTGGGTCAACGGCCGCGTCCGCGGCAACCTCACGCCCGAATCCGCCCGGGAGTTCATCCGCTCGCTGAGGGACGGCGAATGA
- a CDS encoding lysylphosphatidylglycerol synthase transmembrane domain-containing protein, whose product MVRSLRFWVSLAVSAILIALFLRATHPRELASALGDADYRWLIPGTAVLFVAIIARCIRWSVLMRPVAPMSPARLFPYAIIGYMANNLLPARAGEVVRAYVLGDRERVSKMGTFGTIAVERLFDGCTLVLMLLIAGTFVGFDDGRLRAIAVASTLLFLAAIVGFYLLTLREERALRVIHFFLRWLPDRFEPHLETVADNLVRSLRSVHQPAPLLLVALFSGLAWTIEAGAYAVIGRGFSMDVTFAHYCLLLAAANLAIIIPTFFGGTGPFEWAAKLVLVAASVDPAVASAYSVVAHGVILIPTTVLGLILLWSFGVSFRRITRVEVEEQGAVL is encoded by the coding sequence GTGGTCCGTTCCCTCCGCTTCTGGGTCAGCCTCGCCGTCAGCGCAATCCTCATCGCGCTCTTCCTGCGCGCCACCCACCCGCGCGAACTCGCCAGCGCCCTCGGCGATGCCGACTACCGCTGGCTCATCCCCGGGACTGCGGTGCTCTTTGTGGCGATCATCGCGCGGTGCATCCGCTGGTCGGTGCTCATGCGGCCTGTCGCCCCAATGAGCCCCGCCCGGCTCTTCCCGTACGCCATCATCGGGTACATGGCGAACAATCTCCTTCCCGCCCGCGCGGGCGAGGTCGTCCGCGCCTACGTGCTCGGCGACCGCGAGCGTGTCTCGAAGATGGGCACCTTCGGCACCATCGCCGTCGAGCGGCTCTTCGACGGGTGCACGCTTGTGCTGATGCTGCTCATCGCCGGAACCTTCGTCGGCTTCGACGATGGCCGGCTCCGCGCGATTGCCGTGGCCTCGACGCTGCTCTTCCTCGCCGCCATCGTCGGGTTCTACCTCCTGACCCTCCGCGAGGAGCGCGCGCTCCGGGTCATCCATTTCTTCCTGCGGTGGCTGCCGGACCGGTTCGAGCCGCACCTCGAAACCGTGGCCGACAACCTCGTCCGCAGCCTCCGCTCGGTCCATCAGCCGGCGCCCTTGCTGCTCGTCGCGCTGTTCTCGGGCTTGGCATGGACCATCGAAGCGGGCGCGTACGCCGTGATCGGCCGCGGCTTCAGCATGGACGTCACGTTCGCCCACTACTGCCTGCTCCTCGCGGCGGCCAACCTCGCCATCATCATTCCCACCTTCTTCGGCGGGACCGGGCCGTTTGAGTGGGCTGCAAAGCTGGTGCTCGTCGCGGCAAGCGTCGACCCCGCGGTCGCCTCGGCGTACTCGGTCGTCGCCCACGGGGTCATCCTTATCCCAACGACCGTGCTCGGGCTCATCCTCCTCTGGAGCTTCGGTGTCTCGTTCCGCCGAATCACCCGCGTCGAGGTCGAGGAGCAGGGGGCGGTCCTGTGA
- the mutL gene encoding DNA mismatch repair endonuclease MutL, which produces MTLSPPPAPAIRVLPPEVAARIAAGEVVERPVSVVRELLDNAIDAGATRISLAFDDGGLTRIEVSDDGRGIPPGDVELAFERHATSKIASVEDLHRVRTLGFRGEALPSIAAAADVEVLTRARGEPVGVFLALAEGRPVRRMARPAPEGTTITVRDLFARVPARRKFLGSPAAEARAIMTLAIHYALAYPSIAFQVVSNGRRMLTTSGDDDMRHAFAAIYGAEIARQVLDVDHREGEVSVTGLAAPPAIHRGNRGGISVFVNGRWVQSRPLLFAVVEAYQSQLPVGRFPLAAFHLRLPEDEVDVNVHPAKAEVRFRDERKVARALRHAVRAALEAAAPVTWVVPGHDPSAPPDRPPPGSTGVPAPAPATQPAAPRSAEPPAALRGPVPTQGVLAISRAMQPAVPPPAGTAAHSHRDVLPLLRVVGQLNATYIVAEGPDGMYLVDQHAAHERVVYDRLLAQRAAAGAPAVQPLLEPLLIETGAALAAVAAASEADLQALGLVLEPFGEGVLLLRQVPVGFRADDPVAAVVSVLEAIERDDRVPAGFGRAAATIACHSSVRAGMALSTEEMRRLLEDLAATATPRTCPHGRPTLVLLGTEAIERQFGRR; this is translated from the coding sequence ATGACCCTGAGCCCGCCGCCGGCGCCGGCCATCCGTGTCCTTCCGCCGGAAGTCGCTGCCCGCATCGCTGCCGGCGAGGTCGTCGAGCGGCCGGTTTCGGTCGTCCGCGAACTCCTCGACAACGCCATCGACGCCGGGGCCACCCGCATCAGCCTCGCGTTTGACGACGGCGGGCTCACCCGCATCGAGGTGTCGGACGACGGCCGCGGCATCCCGCCGGGCGATGTGGAGCTCGCCTTCGAGCGGCACGCCACCTCGAAAATCGCCTCGGTCGAGGACCTCCACCGGGTCCGCACACTCGGGTTCCGCGGCGAGGCACTGCCGTCCATTGCGGCCGCCGCCGATGTCGAGGTGCTGACCCGGGCCCGGGGCGAGCCGGTCGGCGTTTTTCTCGCCCTCGCCGAAGGCCGGCCGGTCCGCCGGATGGCCCGCCCGGCTCCCGAGGGCACGACCATCACGGTCCGGGACCTCTTCGCCCGCGTCCCGGCCCGGCGGAAGTTCCTCGGTTCGCCGGCCGCTGAAGCCCGCGCCATCATGACGCTCGCCATTCACTACGCGCTGGCCTACCCCAGCATCGCCTTCCAGGTGGTGAGCAACGGGCGCAGGATGCTTACCACCAGCGGCGATGACGACATGCGCCACGCCTTCGCCGCCATCTATGGAGCCGAGATCGCGCGCCAGGTCCTCGATGTCGACCACCGCGAGGGCGAGGTCTCGGTCACCGGCCTCGCAGCTCCCCCGGCCATCCATCGGGGGAACCGCGGCGGCATCTCGGTCTTCGTCAACGGCCGCTGGGTGCAGAGCCGGCCGCTCCTGTTCGCGGTTGTCGAGGCGTACCAGTCGCAGCTGCCCGTCGGGCGCTTCCCGCTGGCCGCATTCCATCTGCGGCTCCCCGAAGACGAGGTCGATGTCAACGTCCACCCGGCGAAGGCGGAGGTCCGCTTCCGCGACGAGCGCAAGGTCGCCCGGGCGCTGCGCCATGCGGTGCGGGCCGCGCTCGAAGCTGCCGCTCCGGTGACCTGGGTCGTCCCGGGGCACGATCCGTCCGCGCCCCCTGACCGCCCGCCCCCGGGCAGCACTGGCGTCCCGGCGCCCGCGCCAGCGACGCAGCCTGCTGCTCCCCGGTCGGCCGAGCCGCCGGCGGCGCTGCGGGGCCCGGTGCCGACCCAGGGGGTACTCGCCATCTCCCGCGCGATGCAGCCCGCTGTCCCGCCTCCAGCGGGAACGGCGGCCCACTCCCACCGCGACGTCCTTCCGCTGCTCCGGGTTGTTGGCCAGCTCAACGCCACCTACATCGTGGCCGAAGGCCCCGATGGCATGTACCTCGTCGACCAGCACGCCGCCCACGAGCGGGTCGTGTACGACCGCCTGCTCGCGCAGCGCGCCGCCGCTGGCGCGCCCGCTGTGCAGCCGCTGCTCGAACCGCTCCTCATCGAAACCGGGGCCGCCCTGGCCGCCGTGGCAGCAGCGAGCGAGGCCGACCTCCAGGCGCTCGGTCTCGTGCTCGAACCGTTCGGCGAGGGCGTGCTCCTCCTCCGCCAGGTGCCCGTCGGCTTCCGCGCCGACGACCCAGTCGCGGCGGTCGTGAGCGTCCTCGAAGCCATCGAACGGGATGATCGCGTGCCCGCGGGGTTTGGCCGGGCAGCCGCAACGATTGCCTGCCACTCCAGTGTCCGGGCGGGCATGGCGCTTTCAACCGAGGAGATGCGCCGGCTCCTCGAAGACCTCGCCGCGACGGCCACGCCCCGGACCTGCCCCCACGGCCGCCCCACGCTGGTCCTGCTCGGCACCGAGGCCATCGAGCGGCAGTTCGGCCGCCGCTGA
- the mutS gene encoding DNA mismatch repair protein MutS: protein MSTPIRQQYLDLRKRYPGTILFFRLGDFYETFDDDAKLVAQELQITLTSKPMGKDLRVPLAGVPYHSIDQHVAKLVARGYRVAICEQLADPSEVKGLVPRDVVRIVTAGTVTSEASLEAGRANYLGALVHRGRDAALALADVTTGEVRLVPGDAAAVELGRSPVAELLVEDLADAAGAAMPVVLRPLLSDMAVDAALAEQFGEHAREALVPGPAAAAALAHLLAYLRETFPAALGSLQRIRAESGADELLVDERTLRNLDVFPGPGRTSSLLAVIDRCRTAMGTRLLRHWLAHPLRDPARLAERHDAVGWAAANPIERERVRSVLRAIPDLARLAGRVGARTATPRDLAALRDGLRAVLDLGALLSSCGLPPLLEGALRGLSGAAEPLATLDAALAEDPPAAFDDGGVIRPGFSPEIDSLHALTRDARSFLLGLERLERERTGIKSLKVGHNKVFGYYIEVSAANVALVPPHYQRRQTLVGAERYVTEELKEHEARLVGARERLVELERQAFASLLETLAAGLAALQSVADAVALVDVVLALGEVAADQGYTRPVFTEGDLVIRGGRHPVVEAAVGPGRFVPNDCVLDSETQILVVTGPNMSGKSTFLRQVALIALMAQAGSFVPAAEARLPLFDRIFSRIGAHDDLAAGQSTFMVEMVETAQILHRATPQSLVILDEVGRGTSTYDGMAIARSVIEFLHNRKEGAARTLFATHYHELTALEGILPRVRNAHVAVREEGAEIVFEHRVVPGPADRSYGIHVARLAGLPRAVVARAEHLLAELEAERAAHGRSSAAHARNGSAPEPAFQPPLFGGPSPVEAALAALDVDGMTPIEAIQKLYELRAMVLQQRVPR, encoded by the coding sequence GTGTCGACGCCTATCCGGCAGCAGTACCTCGACCTCCGCAAGCGTTACCCGGGCACCATCCTCTTCTTCCGTCTCGGCGATTTCTACGAGACATTCGATGACGACGCGAAGCTCGTCGCCCAGGAGCTCCAGATCACCCTGACCTCGAAGCCGATGGGCAAGGACCTTCGCGTCCCGCTCGCCGGCGTCCCCTACCACTCCATCGACCAGCACGTCGCGAAACTCGTCGCCCGGGGGTACCGGGTGGCGATCTGCGAACAGCTCGCCGACCCTTCAGAGGTGAAGGGGCTGGTCCCCCGCGATGTCGTTCGCATCGTCACGGCCGGTACGGTCACCTCCGAAGCCTCGCTCGAGGCCGGCCGGGCCAACTACCTCGGGGCGCTCGTTCACCGCGGCCGCGATGCCGCCCTTGCGCTGGCCGATGTCACCACCGGCGAGGTGCGTCTCGTACCGGGCGACGCCGCCGCCGTAGAACTCGGCCGATCGCCGGTCGCCGAGCTCCTGGTCGAGGACCTCGCAGACGCCGCCGGCGCTGCGATGCCGGTCGTGCTCCGCCCGCTGCTGAGCGACATGGCCGTCGACGCGGCCCTTGCAGAGCAGTTCGGCGAGCACGCGCGCGAGGCGCTCGTCCCGGGGCCGGCCGCGGCGGCGGCGCTCGCGCATCTCCTGGCCTACCTGCGCGAAACCTTCCCGGCCGCGCTCGGCAGCCTCCAGCGCATCCGCGCCGAATCGGGCGCCGATGAGCTGCTCGTGGACGAGCGCACCCTGCGGAATCTCGATGTCTTCCCCGGCCCCGGCCGGACCTCCTCCCTCCTCGCGGTCATCGACCGGTGCCGGACAGCGATGGGCACCCGCCTTCTGCGCCACTGGCTTGCCCACCCCCTGCGCGACCCGGCGCGCCTCGCCGAACGCCACGACGCCGTCGGCTGGGCCGCCGCCAACCCGATCGAGCGCGAACGGGTGCGCTCCGTGCTCCGCGCCATCCCCGACCTCGCCAGGCTCGCCGGCCGCGTCGGCGCCCGCACCGCGACGCCCAGGGACCTGGCCGCCCTGCGCGACGGCCTCCGCGCGGTGCTCGACCTCGGCGCACTCCTTTCGTCGTGCGGGCTGCCGCCGCTCCTCGAAGGCGCCCTCCGCGGCCTGTCGGGCGCTGCCGAGCCGCTTGCCACCCTCGACGCAGCCCTCGCCGAGGACCCGCCTGCCGCCTTCGACGACGGGGGCGTCATCCGGCCCGGGTTCAGCCCGGAGATCGATTCGCTCCACGCCCTCACCCGGGACGCCCGCAGCTTCCTCCTCGGCCTCGAGCGCCTCGAGCGCGAGCGCACGGGCATTAAGTCGCTCAAAGTCGGGCACAACAAGGTCTTCGGCTACTACATCGAGGTGAGTGCAGCGAACGTGGCGCTCGTTCCGCCCCACTACCAGCGCCGCCAGACGCTCGTCGGTGCCGAGCGATACGTGACCGAGGAGCTCAAAGAGCACGAAGCCCGGCTGGTCGGCGCGCGGGAGCGCCTCGTCGAACTCGAGCGCCAGGCGTTTGCGAGCCTCCTCGAGACCCTGGCCGCGGGCCTGGCGGCGCTGCAGAGCGTCGCCGATGCCGTGGCACTGGTCGACGTCGTGCTTGCCCTTGGGGAAGTCGCGGCCGACCAGGGCTACACGCGCCCGGTCTTCACCGAAGGCGACCTCGTCATCCGCGGAGGCCGCCACCCGGTGGTCGAGGCCGCGGTCGGCCCGGGCCGCTTCGTGCCGAACGACTGTGTGCTCGACAGCGAAACGCAGATCCTCGTGGTCACCGGCCCCAACATGAGCGGCAAGTCGACCTTCCTCCGCCAGGTTGCGCTCATCGCCCTGATGGCGCAGGCCGGTTCGTTCGTGCCAGCCGCCGAGGCCCGGCTCCCGCTCTTCGACCGGATCTTCAGCCGAATCGGCGCCCACGATGACCTCGCCGCCGGCCAGTCAACCTTTATGGTCGAAATGGTCGAAACGGCGCAGATCCTCCACCGCGCCACGCCGCAGTCGCTCGTCATCCTCGATGAGGTGGGCCGCGGCACCAGCACCTACGACGGCATGGCGATCGCGCGGTCTGTCATCGAGTTCCTCCACAACCGCAAGGAGGGCGCCGCTCGCACCCTCTTCGCCACCCACTACCACGAGCTCACCGCGCTCGAAGGCATCCTCCCGCGCGTCCGCAACGCCCACGTCGCCGTCCGCGAAGAGGGTGCCGAGATCGTCTTTGAGCACCGGGTGGTGCCTGGCCCTGCCGACCGGAGCTACGGAATCCACGTGGCCCGCCTCGCGGGGCTGCCGCGGGCCGTCGTTGCCCGGGCCGAGCACCTCCTCGCCGAGCTCGAAGCCGAGCGGGCGGCGCACGGGCGCAGCAGCGCCGCACATGCTCGCAACGGCTCGGCCCCGGAGCCGGCCTTCCAGCCGCCGCTCTTCGGCGGTCCCTCGCCCGTCGAGGCGGCGCTCGCTGCCCTCGATGTCGACGGCATGACGCCCATCGAGGCGATCCAGAAGCTGTACGAGCTGCGCGCCATGGTCCTCCAGCAGCGGGTGCCGCGATGA